The Brachyspira hyodysenteriae ATCC 27164 genome includes a window with the following:
- a CDS encoding Rpn family recombination-promoting nuclease/putative transposase, producing the protein MRNINRMNDYFVRYLLGSIGNEDILENIVNCVLIDSGFEEVHNLEIINPHNLPENINLKESVLDVKAITKDNKKIIIEVQLSGNIDFVKRIFYYISKNIVSELNENESYDIISQVISINFVNFNMDFNDEGKAHRCFKLIDTENHNVSLDMMQMHIIEIPRFIKILNNSNIDDIKKNKILSWIEFFTVKDLYKVKDKLKEVNYIMPKVIDKYERFISSEEEMEVYNARDAFLYGQTIMLKREREEGIKEGIKEGIEQGKKEQQISIAKKLKKSGIDIKIISENTDLSIEEIEKL; encoded by the coding sequence ATGAGAAATATTAACAGAATGAACGATTATTTTGTGCGTTATCTTTTAGGCTCTATTGGTAATGAAGATATACTTGAAAATATAGTAAATTGTGTGCTTATAGATTCAGGTTTTGAAGAAGTACATAATTTAGAAATTATCAATCCTCATAATCTGCCTGAAAATATTAATCTTAAAGAATCAGTACTTGATGTTAAGGCAATTACTAAAGATAATAAAAAAATTATTATAGAAGTGCAATTATCAGGAAATATAGATTTTGTAAAAAGAATATTTTATTATATATCAAAAAATATTGTTAGTGAACTTAATGAAAATGAATCTTATGATATTATTAGTCAAGTTATAAGTATTAATTTTGTGAATTTTAATATGGACTTTAATGATGAAGGTAAAGCTCATAGATGTTTTAAATTAATAGACACTGAAAATCATAATGTATCATTAGATATGATGCAGATGCATATAATAGAAATACCAAGGTTTATAAAAATTTTAAATAATTCAAATATAGATGATATTAAGAAAAATAAAATATTATCTTGGATTGAGTTTTTTACAGTTAAAGATTTATACAAAGTTAAAGATAAATTAAAGGAGGTTAATTATATTATGCCTAAAGTAATAGATAAATATGAAAGATTTATATCTAGTGAGGAAGAAATGGAAGTTTATAATGCCAGAGATGCATTTTTATATGGACAAACCATAATGCTTAAAAGAGAAAGAGAAGAGGGTATAAAAGAGGGAATAAAAGAAGGTATAGAACAAGGTAAAAAGGAGCAGCAAATATCTATAGCTAAAAAATTAAAAAAATCTGGCATAGATATAAAAATAATAAGTGAAAATACAGATTTAAGTATAGAAGAAATAGAAAAACTATAA
- a CDS encoding NAD(P)/FAD-dependent oxidoreductase, with protein MESYDVVVIGGGPAGLAAAISAKENGIDNLLMLERDAVLGGILNQCIHNGFGLHRFGEELTGPEYAYRFIEKVINLNINYKLNTMVLDIVLNNDKTKKITYINKEEGLIEINAKAVILAMGCRERSRGALNIPGFRPAGIFSAGAAQHLVNIEGYMPGKEVVILGSGDIGLIMARRMTFEGAKVKVVAEILPFSGGLKRNIVQCLDDFGIPLKLRHTVIDIKGKDRLEGVTIAKVDENMKPIKGTEEYYSCDTLLLSVGLIPENELSKEIGVEINPITSGAFVNESLETNIDGVFSCGNVLHVHDLVDFVSEEAETAGKSAASYVLKNKRRNDSNSISLKGSNGVRYTVPSMINVDNVDDHVMVRFRVGNIFQNKFLNVYFDGERVIHKKHLIFAPGEMETVKLDKDMLSKEGLKNIEFKIEDN; from the coding sequence ATGGAATCTTATGATGTTGTTGTTATAGGCGGAGGACCTGCCGGACTTGCCGCTGCCATTTCTGCTAAAGAAAATGGAATAGATAATTTACTTATGTTGGAAAGAGATGCCGTACTTGGAGGCATACTCAATCAATGCATACATAATGGTTTTGGACTTCATAGATTTGGTGAAGAGCTTACAGGACCTGAATATGCTTATAGATTCATAGAAAAAGTTATAAATCTAAATATAAATTATAAGCTTAATACTATGGTTTTGGATATTGTACTTAATAATGACAAAACTAAAAAAATCACTTATATAAATAAAGAAGAAGGTTTAATTGAAATCAATGCAAAAGCTGTAATACTTGCTATGGGATGCCGTGAGCGTTCAAGAGGAGCTTTGAATATACCAGGATTTAGACCTGCCGGAATATTTTCTGCCGGTGCTGCTCAGCATTTAGTTAATATTGAAGGATATATGCCTGGTAAAGAAGTTGTAATACTTGGTTCTGGGGATATAGGTCTTATTATGGCTAGGAGAATGACTTTTGAGGGTGCTAAAGTTAAGGTAGTAGCTGAAATACTTCCTTTCTCCGGAGGGCTTAAAAGAAATATAGTTCAATGTTTGGACGATTTTGGAATACCTCTTAAACTTAGACACACAGTAATAGATATTAAAGGAAAAGACAGGCTTGAAGGTGTTACAATAGCTAAAGTTGATGAAAATATGAAGCCAATTAAAGGTACTGAAGAATATTATTCCTGTGATACTTTACTTTTATCTGTGGGACTTATTCCTGAAAATGAGCTTTCAAAAGAGATTGGTGTTGAAATTAACCCTATAACTTCTGGAGCCTTCGTTAATGAAAGTTTAGAAACTAATATTGACGGAGTATTCTCTTGCGGCAATGTTCTTCATGTTCATGATTTAGTAGACTTTGTATCTGAGGAAGCTGAAACTGCAGGAAAGAGTGCTGCTTCTTATGTTCTTAAAAACAAAAGAAGAAATGACAGCAACTCTATTTCTCTAAAAGGCTCTAATGGAGTAAGATATACCGTTCCTTCTATGATTAATGTTGATAATGTAGATGATCATGTAATGGTGAGATTTAGAGTAGGCAATATATTTCAGAATAAATTTTTGAATGTTTATTTTGATGGTGAGAGAGTAATACATAAAAAGCATTTGATATTTGCTCCAGGTGAAATGGAAACAGTAAAGCTTGATAAAGATATGCTTTCAAAAGAAGGCTTAAAAAATATTGAGTTTAAAATAGAAGATAATTGA
- a CDS encoding CarD family transcriptional regulator, whose amino-acid sequence MYKLNTYVVYPMYGICKVVGISDNKVNSNLVECYVLECESENITLKVPINRVKEYRIRKIISKAEADNLLNILQTKPHDIENNWKIRYQENEEKLRSGDIKDTIEVARSLFTRNKLKELSASEKRLYEKAYMFIVNEISIALKKDRDEIEDIVSNALEKSAKKFKTKPLEKEKVVKEKETAKNGKKKKKEADKE is encoded by the coding sequence ATGTACAAATTGAATACTTATGTTGTATATCCTATGTACGGTATATGCAAAGTTGTGGGAATATCAGATAATAAAGTTAATTCTAATCTAGTAGAATGTTATGTTTTAGAATGCGAAAGTGAAAATATTACATTAAAAGTGCCTATAAATAGAGTTAAAGAATATCGTATACGAAAGATTATATCTAAAGCAGAAGCTGATAATCTTTTAAATATATTACAGACAAAACCTCATGATATAGAAAATAATTGGAAAATAAGATACCAAGAAAATGAAGAAAAGCTAAGAAGCGGGGATATTAAAGATACGATAGAAGTTGCAAGAAGCTTATTCACAAGAAACAAATTAAAAGAACTTTCTGCAAGCGAAAAGCGTTTATATGAAAAAGCTTATATGTTTATAGTTAATGAAATTAGTATAGCATTAAAAAAAGACAGAGATGAAATTGAAGATATAGTATCAAATGCTTTAGAGAAGTCAGCTAAAAAATTCAAAACTAAGCCTTTAGAAAAAGAAAAAGTAGTTAAAGAAAAAGAAACTGCTAAAAACGGCAAAAAAAAGAAAAAAGAGGCTGATAAAGAATAG
- a CDS encoding DUF4241 domain-containing protein — MDKDFKQQFNKVKHLLLPGFDLDKPFRDKKFNDTELDILDIGEVNLSSGKIIACDPLAYMYDDQVTPFIQTVKPDKYKVSLLIIKDEERISIAKISFSDKEPKRYELAVTGEEDLSEVEEGEFFGYPVDAGMGCFCDYDAAKKYFEYENKLEEESGGDFDNRYDDLFSDLLEDNAKNNPKYQSEYGDWLNWNVPESDSNIVLFTSGYGDGYYPSYFAYDENDNICALYTIFIDLNDEDYDD, encoded by the coding sequence ATGGACAAAGATTTCAAACAACAATTCAATAAAGTAAAACATTTGCTTTTGCCTGGTTTTGATTTGGATAAGCCTTTTAGAGATAAAAAATTTAATGATACAGAGCTTGATATATTAGATATAGGAGAAGTTAATTTATCATCAGGTAAAATAATTGCCTGTGATCCTTTAGCATATATGTATGATGATCAAGTAACTCCATTTATTCAAACTGTAAAACCTGATAAATATAAAGTTTCTCTTCTTATAATAAAAGATGAGGAGAGAATTTCTATAGCTAAAATTTCTTTCTCTGACAAAGAACCTAAAAGATATGAACTTGCCGTTACAGGAGAAGAAGATTTATCTGAAGTAGAAGAAGGTGAGTTTTTCGGATATCCAGTAGATGCTGGTATGGGTTGTTTTTGCGATTATGACGCAGCTAAAAAATATTTTGAATATGAAAACAAACTTGAAGAAGAAAGCGGCGGAGATTTCGATAACAGATACGATGATTTATTTTCCGACTTATTAGAGGATAATGCCAAAAATAATCCTAAATATCAATCTGAATATGGTGATTGGCTTAATTGGAATGTCCCTGAAAGCGATTCTAATATAGTATTATTTACAAGCGGTTATGGTGATGGTTATTATCCTTCATATTTTGCTTATGATGAAAATGACAATATATGTGCTTTATACACTATATTTATAGATTTAAACGATGAAGATTATGATGATTAA
- a CDS encoding DUF1667 domain-containing protein — protein sequence MEKKELTCICCPMGCALSVELEGSNVLSVSGNTCKRGDTYARDEVVRPVRMVTSIVRVKNGKLKMLPVKTKEPIDKSKIPECLEALKNIEVQAPIHIGDIILHNVTGSDIIATRNVDAI from the coding sequence ATGGAAAAAAAAGAATTAACTTGTATATGCTGCCCTATGGGATGTGCTTTGTCTGTAGAGTTAGAAGGCAGTAATGTTTTAAGTGTAAGCGGTAACACTTGCAAAAGGGGCGACACTTATGCAAGAGATGAAGTTGTACGTCCTGTAAGAATGGTTACTTCTATAGTAAGAGTAAAAAACGGAAAATTAAAGATGCTTCCTGTAAAAACTAAAGAGCCTATAGACAAATCAAAAATACCTGAATGTTTGGAGGCTTTAAAAAATATTGAAGTTCAAGCACCAATTCATATAGGAGATATCATACTTCATAATGTTACAGGATCTGATATAATAGCTACTAGAAATGTGGATGCAATTTAA
- a CDS encoding methyl-accepting chemotaxis protein — MKNDLIIKFLAPFIIFLTIVLISVYFIYKPIYRNQFLNSSMSQAMNVDIVAENYLNDIKNDILLLSKSLEISSDYYYFGKFITNVQNTYKNYLSIYFGETISYSKGGMFINTLVVHPRTYDHVSRGWYQDALKTKDIVISAPYVDAASGKIAITFSKAVYTNSNLMGVLGIDFDNMEDLILKAKKYSDYNFYLVYLDGTYVTHNNKDYILNKDITLFNDPIFEEFKDSFSSIDYKIGLVKDEWFFIKRIQDTPFFLVFKNSAKEFYNNFNKIMLSFLIIIVILILLELLLVSKIAIPLSKNLNNAINTIFLMKDGNFNNKFEENELNKSGVAGQLNNSINDMQSSINNLVSQLKLNIQAINNASNEISSGIDNLSNRTSSEAAVVEEISASVESLFSAISSTAKNCQLARDMSYEVTQSANKGFQSVSEITNNMGEIYESSKEISNISKVIQNIAFQTNILALNAAVEAARAGDQGRGFAVVASEIRSLAQNVNEAAVNITNIIDTTVSKIDIGNDSAKNSLNILSEIEKSTNDVLEILVNIASSVNEEEDSVKQIGSSMNELNNITQENSSLASQSSDLGRDIANSTNNLQQ; from the coding sequence ATGAAAAATGATTTAATTATTAAGTTTCTAGCACCATTTATAATTTTCTTAACTATAGTATTAATATCTGTATATTTTATTTATAAACCAATATACAGAAACCAATTTTTAAATAGCAGTATGTCTCAAGCTATGAATGTTGATATTGTAGCTGAAAATTATTTAAATGATATAAAAAACGATATATTATTACTTTCCAAAAGTCTAGAAATATCTTCCGATTATTATTATTTCGGAAAATTTATAACAAATGTACAAAATACTTATAAAAATTATCTAAGTATCTATTTCGGAGAAACTATCTCTTATTCAAAAGGCGGTATGTTTATTAATACTCTAGTAGTACATCCTAGAACTTATGATCATGTAAGCAGAGGATGGTATCAGGATGCATTAAAAACTAAAGATATAGTGATAAGTGCACCTTATGTGGATGCTGCATCAGGAAAAATAGCAATTACTTTTAGTAAAGCTGTATATACTAATTCAAATCTTATGGGTGTTTTGGGTATAGACTTTGATAATATGGAAGATTTAATATTAAAGGCTAAAAAATATTCAGATTATAATTTTTATTTAGTTTATTTAGATGGAACTTATGTAACACATAATAATAAAGATTATATTTTAAATAAAGATATTACTTTATTTAATGATCCTATATTTGAAGAGTTTAAAGATTCTTTTTCATCTATAGATTACAAAATAGGTTTAGTAAAAGATGAATGGTTTTTTATAAAAAGAATACAGGATACTCCTTTCTTTTTGGTATTCAAAAATAGTGCTAAAGAATTTTATAACAATTTTAATAAGATAATGTTATCTTTTTTAATAATTATAGTTATATTAATATTATTAGAATTATTATTAGTTTCTAAAATAGCAATACCATTATCTAAAAACCTAAATAACGCCATCAATACAATATTTTTAATGAAAGATGGTAATTTCAATAATAAATTTGAAGAAAATGAATTAAATAAATCAGGTGTTGCAGGACAACTTAATAATTCAATTAATGATATGCAGTCATCTATAAATAATTTAGTTTCTCAGTTAAAACTTAATATACAGGCAATAAATAATGCTTCAAATGAAATATCATCAGGAATAGATAATCTATCTAATAGAACTTCTTCAGAAGCTGCTGTTGTAGAAGAAATATCAGCATCTGTAGAAAGTTTATTTTCTGCTATATCATCTACTGCTAAAAATTGTCAATTAGCTAGGGATATGAGCTATGAAGTAACACAATCTGCTAATAAAGGTTTTCAATCAGTAAGTGAAATTACAAATAATATGGGTGAAATTTATGAATCTAGTAAAGAAATATCTAATATTAGTAAAGTAATACAGAATATCGCTTTTCAAACTAATATATTAGCTTTAAATGCTGCTGTTGAAGCTGCACGTGCTGGTGATCAAGGAAGAGGTTTTGCTGTTGTTGCTTCTGAAATTAGATCTTTAGCACAAAACGTTAATGAAGCTGCTGTTAATATAACTAATATTATAGATACTACTGTATCAAAGATAGATATAGGAAATGATTCTGCTAAAAACTCTTTGAATATTTTATCTGAAATAGAAAAATCAACTAATGATGTACTTGAGATATTGGTTAATATTGCATCTTCAGTTAATGAAGAGGAAGACAGTGTGAAACAAATAGGAAGTTCTATGAATGAGCTTAACAATATCACACAGGAAAACTCAAGCTTGGCCAGTCAGAGTTCTGATTTGGGAAGAGATATTGCCAATAGCACTAATAATTTGCAGCAATAA
- a CDS encoding arginase family protein, with the protein MSKTIRLIYPQWQGGIISHWIKELKPEDSSRGYYLGAKLLSILAPKNDNHETLEVPVSLDIKNREIKNGIIDYDFIVSQTKNALYILSKNNPDKIITFGGECSVSVVPFTYLNKKYDNDVALIWIDAHPDITLPEDNTYAGYHAMAVSACMGNVDKYISSILPSKISADKILFVGLRDWERDEIKKRQEEYGITHFAPETTSSSSEVVIEWLKKSNASKVLIHFDLDVLDPNEIIAAVGVSPNGMKINEAVRIINDIAKEKEIVGFTIAEHMPRIEIMLKNMMADLSLFNELNK; encoded by the coding sequence ATGAGTAAAACTATAAGATTAATTTATCCGCAGTGGCAGGGAGGAATTATATCTCATTGGATAAAGGAATTAAAGCCTGAAGATTCTTCAAGAGGTTATTATCTTGGGGCAAAATTATTAAGCATACTTGCCCCTAAAAATGATAATCATGAAACTTTAGAAGTTCCTGTCTCTTTAGATATAAAAAATAGAGAAATAAAAAACGGTATTATTGATTATGATTTTATAGTATCTCAGACTAAAAATGCATTGTATATTTTAAGCAAAAATAATCCTGATAAAATAATAACTTTCGGAGGCGAATGTTCTGTTAGTGTAGTGCCTTTCACATATTTAAATAAGAAATATGATAATGATGTTGCTTTAATTTGGATAGATGCTCATCCTGATATTACTTTGCCTGAAGATAATACTTATGCCGGATATCATGCTATGGCTGTTAGTGCCTGTATGGGTAATGTTGATAAATATATAAGCTCTATACTTCCAAGCAAAATTTCAGCTGATAAAATATTATTTGTAGGGCTTAGAGATTGGGAAAGAGATGAAATAAAAAAACGTCAAGAGGAATACGGCATAACTCATTTCGCTCCTGAAACTACTTCCTCATCAAGTGAAGTTGTAATAGAATGGTTAAAAAAATCTAATGCTTCTAAGGTTTTGATACATTTTGATTTGGATGTGCTTGACCCTAATGAAATAATAGCTGCTGTCGGAGTTTCTCCTAATGGAATGAAGATAAATGAAGCAGTAAGAATAATAAATGATATTGCAAAAGAAAAGGAAATTGTTGGCTTTACTATAGCAGAACATATGCCAAGAATTGAAATAATGCTTAAAAATATGATGGCTGATTTGAGTTTATTTAATGAGCTCAATAAGTAA
- a CDS encoding MATE family efflux transporter, whose translation MTDKKIELFENYPVHKALITLALPTILGMLVNVFYNMVDTFFVGQTGDPNQVAAVSLCMPIYLLLMAFGNIFGIGGGSYISRKLGARDYESVKKISAFAFYASIIVGFISMAVYLIFMKDILKISGASQNTYQFSKDYLIIVALGAPFVVNQMAMGQIIRAEGSSKEAMIGMMIGTVVNIVLDPIMILYMNMGVAGAALATIIGNACSTVYYIYHILRKKSFLSIHFKEFSLQSDILSNVFAIGIPVSINNILMSASNILINNLAAGYSDNAVAGLGVAQRIFTLVVLVFIGLSQGLQPFVGYNFASKNYKRMNAAIKISCAVSVVIGFLLLGLSLIFGRLAVAVFINNEEVIDYGVKFLVASYSIAPIIGFQFVFMSTFQALGKSIPSLVLSISRQGIAFVPTILIGTKLFGIKGIIWAQPIADIVTVIMASIMYIYIYKKMKKKLTEEENNSENNSEPAYANV comes from the coding sequence ATGACAGATAAAAAAATAGAATTATTTGAAAATTATCCAGTACATAAAGCTCTAATTACGCTAGCACTTCCAACAATATTAGGAATGTTAGTAAATGTTTTTTATAATATGGTAGATACTTTTTTCGTAGGACAGACAGGCGATCCTAATCAGGTTGCTGCGGTATCATTATGTATGCCTATATATTTGCTTCTTATGGCTTTCGGTAATATATTCGGTATAGGCGGCGGATCATATATATCAAGGAAATTAGGTGCTAGAGATTATGAATCTGTAAAAAAGATATCAGCATTTGCTTTTTATGCAAGCATTATAGTAGGTTTTATATCTATGGCTGTATATCTTATATTTATGAAAGATATATTAAAGATATCAGGTGCAAGCCAAAATACTTATCAATTTTCTAAAGATTATTTAATAATAGTAGCATTAGGAGCTCCTTTTGTAGTTAATCAGATGGCTATGGGGCAAATTATACGTGCTGAAGGTTCTTCAAAAGAGGCTATGATAGGTATGATGATAGGTACTGTAGTGAATATTGTATTAGATCCTATTATGATACTTTATATGAATATGGGTGTTGCCGGTGCTGCTCTTGCTACAATTATTGGTAATGCTTGTTCTACTGTTTACTACATATACCATATTCTAAGAAAAAAATCTTTCCTATCTATACATTTTAAAGAGTTTTCTTTACAATCAGATATACTTTCAAATGTATTTGCAATAGGAATACCTGTTTCAATTAATAATATACTTATGAGTGCTTCAAACATATTGATAAACAATTTGGCTGCAGGATACAGTGATAATGCAGTAGCAGGACTTGGAGTAGCTCAAAGAATATTTACTCTTGTAGTATTAGTATTTATAGGGCTTTCTCAAGGGCTTCAGCCTTTTGTGGGTTACAACTTCGCTTCTAAAAATTATAAGAGAATGAATGCAGCCATTAAAATATCTTGTGCTGTAAGTGTTGTAATAGGATTTTTACTTTTGGGCTTATCTTTAATATTTGGAAGATTAGCAGTAGCTGTATTTATCAACAATGAAGAAGTAATTGATTATGGTGTAAAATTCTTAGTTGCTAGTTATTCTATAGCTCCTATAATAGGCTTCCAATTTGTATTTATGTCTACATTCCAAGCATTAGGAAAGTCAATTCCTTCTTTGGTGCTTTCTATAAGCAGACAAGGTATAGCATTTGTTCCTACAATACTTATAGGTACAAAATTATTCGGCATAAAAGGCATTATATGGGCTCAGCCTATAGCTGATATAGTTACTGTTATAATGGCTAGTATTATGTACATATATATTTATAAGAAAATGAAAAAGAAATTAACTGAAGAAGAAAATAATAGTGAAAATAATTCTGAACCAGCTTATGCAAATGTATGA
- a CDS encoding PIN/TRAM domain-containing protein — protein MWRVVYFVLSCIVLAVDYFILKHFNYQTLTVFIISAILVFLFEFLFIRKKTSKIILGFFIAFFLTLITVLLTISTINTVGISLSLNEKLIILFVEGYLIFGIIIAFIPSISNMFKLTKQDKTKTAKILDTSVIVDGRIYDIAEKKFFDGLLILPEFVIKEVQFLSDARDPQKRIRGRRALEILNKMKSSKNILLSITDIDFPNIKEVDLKLIELAKKMDAKVITNDFNLMKVASIHEVDILNINDLANSLHVVVLPGETINIDLIREGKDKQALGYLEDGTMIVVDNAKHLIGKNVEIEIDNVLPKEAGRVIFASLANSKTTSNSNKKRHDNK, from the coding sequence ATGTGGAGAGTTGTGTATTTTGTACTATCTTGTATAGTACTAGCTGTGGATTATTTTATACTGAAACATTTTAATTATCAAACATTAACAGTATTTATAATTAGTGCAATATTGGTATTTTTATTTGAGTTTTTATTTATTAGAAAGAAAACTTCTAAAATCATATTAGGTTTTTTTATAGCATTTTTTTTGACATTAATCACTGTACTTTTAACCATAAGTACAATTAATACTGTAGGAATAAGTTTATCATTAAATGAAAAATTAATTATTCTATTCGTAGAAGGATATTTAATTTTCGGTATTATTATAGCTTTTATACCAAGTATATCAAATATGTTTAAGCTTACAAAGCAGGATAAAACAAAAACTGCAAAAATATTAGATACTTCTGTTATAGTAGACGGAAGAATATATGATATTGCTGAAAAGAAATTTTTTGATGGGCTTCTTATACTTCCTGAATTTGTTATAAAAGAAGTGCAGTTTTTAAGCGATGCAAGAGATCCTCAGAAAAGAATAAGAGGAAGAAGAGCTTTAGAAATATTAAATAAAATGAAATCTTCTAAAAACATACTTCTTTCAATAACTGATATAGATTTTCCTAATATCAAAGAAGTGGATTTAAAACTTATTGAGCTTGCTAAAAAAATGGATGCTAAAGTAATAACAAATGATTTTAATTTAATGAAAGTAGCTTCCATACATGAAGTAGATATATTAAATATTAATGACTTAGCTAATTCTCTTCATGTAGTAGTTTTACCGGGTGAAACTATCAATATAGATTTGATAAGAGAAGGAAAAGATAAACAGGCTTTAGGTTATTTAGAAGACGGCACCATGATAGTAGTTGATAATGCCAAACATTTAATAGGAAAAAATGTTGAAATAGAAATAGATAATGTGCTTCCTAAAGAGGCTGGAAGAGTAATATTTGCCTCTCTTGCAAACTCAAAAACTACAAGCAATAGTAATAAAAAAAGACATGATAATAAATAA
- a CDS encoding cyclase family protein produces MIIDLSAEIYDNMPHYPDDIDVKVSAENYEYFNITNISMCVHTATHIDTPLHCINDKDSAASIDLNYFIGNAYCIDIIPNKDNQINFDDNFDFNIIKECSILLINTFWHKNINSENYYKNFPYLSKSFAYKLINLKIKTIGIDTPSVDSISNNNLIHNILFSHDICIVENLTNLEKVSNKKFFFSAAPLKIKGSEGSPVRAYAIID; encoded by the coding sequence ATGATAATAGATCTTTCAGCTGAAATATACGACAATATGCCTCATTATCCTGATGATATTGATGTTAAAGTTTCAGCTGAAAATTATGAATACTTTAATATTACAAATATATCTATGTGCGTGCATACTGCAACTCATATTGATACGCCTCTTCATTGCATAAATGATAAAGATTCTGCAGCAAGTATAGATTTGAATTATTTCATTGGAAATGCATATTGCATAGATATAATACCTAATAAAGATAATCAAATAAATTTTGATGATAATTTTGATTTCAATATAATAAAAGAATGCAGTATACTTCTTATTAATACTTTCTGGCATAAGAATATTAATTCAGAAAATTATTATAAAAACTTTCCATATTTGAGTAAAAGTTTTGCATATAAGCTGATAAATTTAAAAATAAAAACTATAGGAATAGATACTCCTTCAGTTGATTCAATCTCAAATAATAACTTGATACATAATATTTTATTTTCGCATGATATATGTATTGTAGAAAATCTTACAAATTTAGAAAAAGTATCCAATAAAAAATTCTTTTTCAGTGCTGCACCTTTAAAAATTAAAGGCAGTGAAGGTTCTCCTGTAAGAGCTTATGCTATTATAGATTAA
- a CDS encoding 2-oxoacid:acceptor oxidoreductase family protein, with protein sequence MSTERIIFAGFGGQGVMSMGQMIAYAGMIENKHVTWCPSYGPEMRGGTANCSVVVSDELVGSPMISHDANAAVIMNLPSLTKFEKDVLPNGILLINSSLIDKKASRDDIKVAYVEANKIAGDIGNPKSANMVMLGALLTLHNIVSFDSVQQAFLKVFGERKKDFLPSNEKALNAGRDAVKDLVS encoded by the coding sequence ATGAGTACAGAAAGAATTATTTTTGCAGGATTCGGCGGACAGGGTGTTATGTCTATGGGACAGATGATAGCCTATGCCGGAATGATAGAAAATAAGCATGTTACTTGGTGTCCTTCTTATGGCCCTGAGATGAGGGGAGGTACTGCTAATTGTTCTGTAGTTGTAAGCGATGAACTTGTAGGTTCTCCTATGATTTCTCATGATGCCAATGCTGCTGTTATTATGAATCTTCCTTCTCTTACCAAATTTGAAAAAGATGTTCTTCCTAATGGAATACTTTTAATAAATTCATCTTTGATAGATAAAAAGGCTTCAAGAGATGATATAAAAGTGGCTTATGTTGAAGCAAATAAAATTGCAGGCGATATAGGCAATCCAAAATCTGCCAATATGGTTATGCTTGGTGCTTTGCTTACACTTCATAATATAGTATCATTTGACAGTGTACAGCAGGCATTTTTGAAGGTATTCGGAGAGCGTAAGAAAGATTTTCTTCCGTCTAATGAAAAGGCCTTAAATGCCGGACGTGATGCAGTTAAGGATTTGGTATCTTAA